In Clupea harengus chromosome 25, Ch_v2.0.2, whole genome shotgun sequence, one genomic interval encodes:
- the LOC105896274 gene encoding NACHT, LRR and PYD domains-containing protein 1 homolog, whose amino-acid sequence MESSLQRALTGEDPEEAASGFSPEAQDGKIVAQGGGHVSAPTVTRSTVQGNISINSNIHHHYHSLGVSAPATPPQDPDHTSKINEYKTSICSTYKKVKEYNSRPGENVLLPDRYTELLIVETHRNQREREEEIRCRGEDHQQVLKTRASEAYNRITVDQLFKPDDGGDVPKAVILQGNSGHGKSFTVQKIMYDWASGIVFKDLFHLVLHLKCKELNEISEAHSLVDLLSYCPSFTSETAEVLKDSKMKVLFLIDGFDELKFSFEKTSTVPPKDPFREAPVEATLSALLKGLVLPKCFLLVTTRSTASDKLSKLLSDSQRFTDILGFTEEGVKEYFQRFFKEELLAKKAFDCVRTNETLYTACFIPVICWITCTVFREQEEGMDITKELETTTSIFEHFVSILLKHHCQDLSQPETLLRSLGQLAERGLQEHQVLFDEKSLSEAFPDPSQATKYNPFLCKFLLRRKVKQERMYSFMHLSFQEFFAALQYLMLENEEEALDKLRELLRNVERFKPVIQFLFGLSNRDIYPDLKKQSWPSIKAHLQEWLLSVLEKDRKLRKGLAHWIYQGVNNRDLHCLYELHELHEEEFVREAMEVWGKIKFHFIPLTRTDCSMLLYCLQCCSTIRSLELTQCNITAEKLRMLQPALSRCEELGLHVESLSDADVVDLISALGQGKILTELRVAESSLSHESVEQVLSALSRQKSVGTVRLSVRTMTFTTTDRCLDFIQKTKTCRHLTLQDNSWPPSSLFVIKDSTRRLR is encoded by the exons ATGGAGTCATCCTTACAGAGGG CCTTGACAGGAGAGGACCCAGAAGAGGCTGCAAGTGGCTTCTCTCCTGAAGCTCAGGATGGGAAAATTGTAGCTCAGGGTGGAGGCCATGTCTCGGCTCCAACCGTGACACGCAGTACAGTTCAGGGAAACATCAGCATCAACTCAAacattcatcatcattatcata GTCTTGGGGTTTCCGCTCCGGCAACACCACCACAGGACCCTG ATCATACctccaaaataaatgaatacaagacATCCATCTGCTCCACATATAAAAAAGTGAAGGAGTATAACTCTCGACCTGGTGAGAATGTACTGCTGCCTGACCGCTACACTGAGCTGCTGATCgttgagacacacagaaatcagagagaaagagaggaggagatccgTTGTAGAGGAGAAGATCACCAGCAGGTCTTAAAAACCAGGGCAAGTGAAGCATACAACAGAATCACTGTGGACCAGTTGTTCAAACCCGATGACGGTGGAGATGTTCCAAAGGCAGTCATTCTTCAGGGCAACTCTGGACATGGCAAATCCTTTACTGTTCAGAAGATCATGTACGACTGGGCTTCAGGAATAGTATTCAAAGACCTGTTCCACCTTGTTCTTCACCTTAAATGCAAAGAGCTTAATGAAATCTCAGAGGCACATAGTCTGGTGGATCTCCTGAGCTACTGTCCAAGCTTCACCAgtgagacagcagaggtgctgaaGGACTCAAAAATGAAAGTGCTCTTCCTCATTGATGGCTTTGATGAGCTCAAGTTCTCATTTGAGAAAACTAGCACAGTGCCACCTAAAGACCCTTTCAGAGAAGCTCCTGTTGAGGCCACTCTGAGCGCTCTGCTGAAGGGGCTGGTCCTGCCTAAGTGCTTCCTGCTGGTCACCACCAGGTCCACTGCTTCAGACAAACTGAGCAAGCTGCTCAGTGATTCTCAGCGTTTCACTGACATCCTAGGCTTCACTGAGGAGGGGGTGAAGGAGTACTTCCAGAGGTTTTTCAAAGAAGAACTGCTTGCAAAGAAAGCATTTGACTGTGTGAGGACCAACGAGACTTTGTACACCGCCTGCTTCATCCCCGTCATCTGCTGGATCACCTGCACAGTTTTCAGGGAGCAAGAAGAAGGCATGGACATCACTAAGGAACTAGAAACAACCACCTCTATATTTGAGCACTTTGTGTCCATTCTGCTGAAGCATCACTGCCAGGATTTGAGTCAGCCTGAAACACTGCTGAGGAGCCTGGGCcagctggcagagagagggttACAGGAACATCAGGTCCTGTTTGATGAGAAGAGTTTGTCTGAGGCTTTCCCTGATCCATCACAAGCAACCAAATACAATCCTTTCCTCTGCAAATTCTTGCTAAGGAGGAAAGTCAAACAGGAAAGAATGTATAGTTTCATGCATCTGAGCTTCCAGGAGTTCTTCGCTGCTCTCCAGTACCTGATGttggagaatgaggaagaggcaCTTGACAAACTACGGGAGTTGTTACGAAACGTTGAACGTTTTAAACCTGTCATTCAATTCCTTTTTGGGCTTTCAAACAGAGACATTTACCCAGACCTGAAAAAGCAGTCCTGGCCATCCATTAAAGCTCATCTGCAGGAATGGCTTCTAAGCGTTTTGGAAAAGGACAGAAAGCTTCGAAAGGGTTTGGCGCATTGGATATATCAAGGTGTGAATAATCGAGATCTACATTGTCTCTATGAGCTCCATGAGCTCCATGAGGAGGAGTTTGTAAGGGAGGCCATGGAGGTTTGGGGTAAGATCAAGTTTCACTTCATTCCCCTGACGAGGACAGACTGCTCGATGCTGCTGTACTGCCTGCAGTGCTGCTCGACCATCAGAAGTCTGGAGCTCACACAGTGCAACATAACAGCTGAGAAGCTGAGGATGTTGCAGCCTGCACTGAGCAGGTGTGAGGAGCTGGG gttACATGTGGAGAGCctgtcagatgctgatgttgttgacctgatctcagctctggggCAGGGAAAGATCCTGACTGAATTGAg AGTGGCAGAGAGCAGCCTCTCACAtgagagtgtggagcaggtccTCAGTGCTCTCTCCAGGCAAAAGTCTGTGGGtaccgtccgtctgtctgtgaggACCATGACCTTTACCACGACGGACCGGTGCTTGGACTTCATTCAGAAAACAAAGACATGCCGTCACCTGAC GCTTCAGGATAATTCTTggccaccctcctctctctttgtgatCAAAGACTCCACCAGAAGACTCAGGTGA